A genomic window from Pelagicoccus albus includes:
- the hrpA gene encoding ATP-dependent RNA helicase HrpA, protein MSKPSDKLPEFSIPLPVQYPPELPISQRREEIIAAMRQHQTIVLTGETGSGKTTQIPKMCIDAGLGRKGRIACTQPRRVAALSVAKRVAEELQVDFGAEVGAKIRFTDQTNKSTRVKFMTDGMLLTEIHADPLMRDYEAVIIDEAHERSLNIDFLLGHLNQLRSRRPDLKIVITSATIDTDKFSAAFDEAPIIEVSGRVYPVDIVYAPLDELLEESGDFTYIQGIVESTQRIQTEFGNSGDILAFLPTEKDIREAMDAVEDRFRNRLEVIPCFGRLSNADQQRIFQSSPKRKLILSTNIAETSLTIPGIRFVIDAGLARISRYNPRGRTKRLPIVKVSQSSANQRAGRCGRVADGVCIRLYSEKDYLSRPVYSVPEIQRSNLADVILRMTASRLGNVETFPFIDPPTPAAITAGYQLLQELGALESSDSDKRSRLTKLGRQLARLPADPTVGRMLLEAEQDGVTHEVLVIASALSIQDPRERPMDKDAAARQAHAQFDHQHSDFLTLLNIWEALHDDFEKLSQSRLRKFCKKNFLNYLRIREWRDIYQQLERSLPKKRENKPHKSFNSDKGELTRDSARYQAIHTCLLTGLLANVGQREDVNLYKCSSNRKPLVFPGSSLFIRQPRDKNGKRKTQANESKAKKRKSPEWILSGEIVETNRLYARTVASIDPNWILEVGRHILSYSYSDPEFLTDQGRVAARESIRIHGLEIQNKQVSYLKVDPVKATEIFIREALLNEDYQAPANWTFLESNRKLISRIQNAQTVISVAHWMGVEEAAFRFYRDRLRQVASIADLNRVLKNGGIETLVMSETDLTASEEAAIDLSLFPESVTLENSALPIEYQYKHGDRKDGVTLKLPYHKTKSVNDAMLDWLIPGHLEAKIHALFKALPKATRQQLQPLAEKAKTVAGELRPTGQTLVDALKSHLLSKYSIETYSSDWDVSAIPEHLKARVEVHDKKGRAIAEARDTVTLRQELARKEAELSATKANDTSLLWKKARQKHERTLNSISELKGAHLPKRIQIGSPQGIPLYAYPALRASGETLEIQLFRSEEDARLANKTGISALLAHELRRELAWIRSDLKDVQRVGPAGVVFRPIKDLKEDVYAHIEKDLSTHDLDTIDFDTIYEQRERAHEKSKGILYRVVDQLKLILEKRQSLVVDQELLKAFGKDIDRLLPPNFLRHTPSRYLSRFPVYLETISHRAKTRNQNPKRDTQRQVQVDQFRNRLNQLAKTGKDANRIDELRWQIDEFAVSLFAQHLGTAYPISAKKLEQAFAEAGSPETEKSTVSISTKTAENQPTQKVKSKDRPTQADLDSLKKLFG, encoded by the coding sequence ATGTCGAAACCCTCCGACAAGCTGCCTGAGTTCAGCATCCCACTCCCGGTTCAGTACCCGCCGGAGCTCCCCATTTCCCAACGGCGAGAGGAGATCATCGCCGCCATGCGCCAGCACCAAACCATTGTTCTGACGGGCGAAACGGGATCGGGCAAGACCACCCAAATTCCCAAGATGTGCATAGACGCGGGCCTCGGGCGAAAGGGACGCATCGCCTGTACCCAGCCTCGCCGCGTAGCGGCCTTGTCTGTAGCCAAGCGGGTAGCCGAAGAGTTGCAGGTGGACTTCGGGGCCGAAGTTGGTGCCAAGATCCGCTTCACTGATCAGACCAATAAGTCGACTCGGGTTAAGTTCATGACCGACGGCATGCTGCTAACTGAAATCCATGCCGATCCTTTGATGCGGGACTACGAAGCGGTTATCATCGATGAAGCTCACGAACGCTCTCTCAACATCGATTTCTTGCTCGGCCACCTCAATCAACTACGGTCCCGCCGCCCGGATCTGAAAATAGTCATCACTTCCGCGACCATCGATACCGACAAGTTTTCCGCCGCGTTCGATGAAGCCCCGATAATTGAGGTTTCAGGCCGCGTCTACCCAGTCGACATCGTCTACGCGCCCTTGGACGAGCTCCTCGAAGAGTCGGGCGACTTCACCTACATTCAAGGCATCGTCGAATCCACTCAGCGAATACAGACCGAATTTGGAAACTCCGGAGACATTCTCGCTTTTCTGCCTACCGAGAAAGATATTCGCGAAGCGATGGACGCAGTCGAGGATCGCTTTCGCAATCGGCTAGAAGTCATACCGTGCTTTGGCCGACTTTCCAATGCGGACCAGCAACGCATCTTCCAAAGCTCCCCGAAACGGAAACTGATTCTCTCCACCAACATCGCGGAGACCTCGCTCACCATTCCGGGAATCCGTTTCGTCATCGACGCGGGACTCGCACGTATCTCCCGCTACAATCCGCGCGGACGTACCAAACGCCTGCCCATCGTAAAAGTCTCCCAAAGTTCCGCGAACCAAAGAGCTGGCCGTTGCGGTCGCGTTGCGGATGGTGTCTGCATTCGCCTGTATTCAGAGAAAGATTACCTGTCGAGACCAGTCTATTCCGTGCCAGAGATTCAACGGTCCAATCTGGCGGACGTCATCCTCCGCATGACCGCATCACGCTTGGGGAATGTAGAAACCTTTCCTTTCATTGATCCTCCCACGCCTGCCGCGATCACCGCGGGCTATCAGCTGCTACAAGAGCTGGGAGCGCTAGAATCCTCCGATTCCGATAAACGGTCTCGTCTCACAAAACTCGGTAGGCAGCTGGCACGACTCCCTGCTGACCCGACGGTCGGTCGCATGCTTCTCGAAGCTGAACAAGACGGAGTGACTCACGAAGTCCTGGTCATCGCATCCGCGTTATCGATACAAGACCCACGCGAGCGTCCCATGGATAAAGATGCCGCCGCTCGCCAAGCCCACGCCCAATTCGACCACCAACATTCGGACTTCCTCACCCTTCTTAATATATGGGAAGCCCTGCACGACGACTTCGAAAAGTTGTCCCAATCGCGTTTGCGGAAATTCTGCAAAAAGAACTTCCTCAACTACCTGCGTATCAGAGAATGGCGTGACATCTATCAGCAACTGGAACGCTCGCTGCCCAAGAAGCGCGAAAACAAACCCCACAAGTCGTTCAACTCCGACAAGGGAGAACTGACTCGCGACAGCGCCAGATACCAAGCTATCCATACCTGCCTACTTACCGGTCTGCTCGCCAACGTGGGTCAACGCGAGGACGTTAATCTCTACAAGTGTTCGTCCAATCGGAAACCACTGGTTTTCCCAGGCTCCTCTCTCTTCATACGTCAACCAAGGGACAAAAACGGGAAACGGAAAACCCAAGCCAACGAATCCAAGGCTAAGAAACGGAAATCCCCCGAATGGATCCTATCCGGAGAAATCGTTGAAACAAATCGCCTCTACGCGAGGACAGTCGCGTCCATCGATCCTAATTGGATTCTGGAGGTAGGTCGACATATCCTGAGCTACTCGTACAGCGATCCTGAGTTTCTCACGGACCAAGGCCGAGTCGCTGCCAGAGAGTCTATTCGTATTCACGGTCTGGAGATACAAAACAAGCAAGTTTCCTATCTAAAAGTAGACCCAGTTAAAGCGACTGAGATCTTCATCCGAGAGGCCTTACTCAATGAAGACTATCAAGCTCCCGCGAATTGGACCTTCCTTGAATCCAACCGTAAGCTAATCTCCCGTATCCAAAATGCCCAGACCGTCATTTCGGTTGCCCATTGGATGGGCGTTGAGGAAGCGGCCTTCCGCTTCTACCGCGATCGCCTGAGACAAGTCGCCTCCATCGCGGATCTGAATCGCGTTCTGAAGAACGGGGGCATCGAAACCCTCGTCATGTCCGAGACAGATCTGACGGCTTCCGAAGAAGCCGCTATCGATCTTTCCCTCTTCCCAGAGTCGGTCACCCTGGAGAATTCAGCCCTTCCCATCGAGTACCAGTATAAGCATGGCGACCGGAAAGATGGAGTTACTCTGAAGCTCCCCTACCACAAGACCAAGTCGGTAAACGACGCCATGTTGGACTGGCTTATTCCCGGACACCTCGAAGCGAAAATCCACGCCCTTTTCAAGGCCCTGCCCAAAGCGACTCGTCAGCAACTACAACCACTAGCGGAAAAGGCAAAAACAGTCGCTGGTGAGCTTCGCCCTACGGGCCAGACCTTGGTGGATGCGCTCAAGAGCCACCTACTTAGCAAGTATTCGATTGAAACTTACAGCAGCGATTGGGATGTATCCGCTATCCCAGAGCACCTAAAAGCGCGTGTAGAAGTTCACGACAAAAAGGGACGAGCCATAGCCGAAGCTCGTGACACCGTGACTCTCCGCCAAGAGCTCGCTCGCAAAGAGGCCGAGCTAAGCGCGACCAAGGCAAACGACACCTCCTTGCTTTGGAAAAAGGCTAGGCAAAAACATGAAAGGACGCTGAATAGCATCAGCGAACTGAAAGGGGCTCATCTTCCGAAGAGGATTCAGATCGGTTCCCCTCAAGGCATTCCGCTCTACGCCTACCCAGCGTTACGAGCTTCTGGTGAAACCTTAGAGATACAGCTTTTCCGCTCCGAAGAGGATGCTCGCTTGGCTAACAAAACCGGAATATCGGCCCTCCTCGCCCACGAACTCCGTCGCGAGCTTGCTTGGATACGGTCAGACCTGAAGGACGTACAGAGAGTCGGACCTGCCGGAGTCGTTTTCAGACCGATCAAAGACCTTAAAGAGGATGTCTACGCTCATATCGAAAAGGATTTGAGCACCCACGATTTGGATACAATTGATTTCGATACCATATACGAGCAACGAGAACGAGCTCACGAAAAATCCAAAGGGATCCTCTACCGCGTCGTAGACCAGCTCAAACTGATCTTAGAGAAACGACAATCCTTGGTCGTCGACCAAGAGCTCCTCAAGGCTTTCGGAAAAGACATAGACCGACTGCTTCCTCCGAATTTTCTGCGTCACACTCCGTCCCGCTATCTGAGTCGTTTCCCCGTCTATCTCGAAACCATTTCTCACCGGGCCAAGACAAGAAATCAAAACCCCAAGCGCGACACTCAACGCCAAGTTCAGGTCGATCAGTTCCGAAACCGCCTGAACCAACTGGCAAAAACGGGAAAAGACGCCAATCGTATCGATGAACTGCGCTGGCAAATCGACGAGTTTGCGGTGTCTCTCTTCGCCCAGCACCTCGGGACCGCTTATCCGATTTCCGCCAAGAAACTAGAGCAAGCCTTCGCAGAAGCCGGTTCGCCAGAAACGGAGAAGAGCACTGTGTCCATTTCAACGAAAACAGCCGAAAACCAGCCTACACAAAAGGTCAAAAGCAAAGACCGACCTACTCAAGCCGATCTAGACTCGCTCAAAAAACTCTTTGGATAG
- a CDS encoding permease, with product MEILSKLASHTWAMIAEMGPYLILGLAISALLHRFLKQAWIERLMGRRNLSSVLWGSVVGVPMPLCSCGVIPVTMSLHSRGASKGATVSFLTSTPQTGVDSFLATYGMLGPVFAIYKIIVAFVSGVLVGLTTDFFEKDQKAKSDNSLASAQNAKQPTLRESLRYGFYTMPGDLASALLIGFVLAGLISAFAPEEMLGNLPGGALSAILLTTLISVPFYICSTGSIPLALALVHSGLPISAALVLLIAGPATNIATITTVRKVLGGRSTLIYVTGVVLASWIAAAIYHFFISSSTLGHHQMDHVMELPLWKHIGGAALLALLVFPHFRQRFTSSQPHDHDHFEPETMSQQHKLSIQGMNCSHCENSVRNGLASLPNTEVLSVDKANSSAVIKSDSFDEELVREKVVSLGFEYQGTL from the coding sequence ATGGAAATTCTTAGCAAACTCGCCAGCCACACTTGGGCAATGATCGCCGAGATGGGGCCCTATTTGATCCTGGGGCTAGCCATCTCCGCCTTGCTGCACCGCTTTCTCAAGCAGGCGTGGATCGAACGCCTGATGGGGCGGAGAAACCTGAGCTCCGTCCTCTGGGGAAGCGTGGTAGGCGTTCCCATGCCCTTGTGCTCCTGCGGGGTCATTCCTGTTACGATGAGCCTTCACTCTCGAGGAGCGAGCAAGGGGGCCACCGTGTCATTCCTCACCTCCACACCTCAAACCGGTGTAGATTCCTTTCTAGCAACTTACGGGATGCTGGGACCCGTTTTTGCCATTTATAAAATCATCGTTGCCTTCGTGTCCGGCGTACTCGTCGGACTAACCACCGACTTCTTCGAGAAGGACCAAAAGGCAAAGTCTGACAATTCTCTCGCTTCCGCCCAAAACGCCAAGCAACCGACCTTGCGAGAATCCCTTCGCTACGGCTTCTACACCATGCCGGGCGATCTCGCCTCCGCTCTCTTGATCGGTTTCGTCCTAGCCGGTCTGATTAGCGCCTTTGCTCCAGAAGAGATGCTCGGCAACCTTCCGGGCGGAGCCTTGTCGGCCATTCTGCTGACTACCTTGATCTCAGTGCCTTTCTACATCTGCTCGACCGGTTCGATACCTTTGGCTTTGGCTTTGGTTCACAGCGGTCTACCGATCAGCGCCGCCCTCGTTCTGCTCATAGCAGGCCCAGCCACCAACATCGCCACCATCACCACCGTACGGAAAGTGCTGGGTGGACGCAGCACTCTAATCTACGTGACCGGGGTCGTACTCGCTTCTTGGATTGCCGCAGCTATCTACCACTTTTTCATCAGCTCCAGCACTCTAGGGCACCACCAAATGGACCACGTGATGGAACTCCCACTCTGGAAACACATCGGAGGAGCCGCTTTGCTCGCTCTTTTAGTGTTTCCCCACTTCAGGCAGCGCTTTACTTCTTCCCAGCCGCACGATCACGATCATTTCGAACCAGAAACCATGTCACAACAACACAAGCTCTCCATCCAAGGCATGAACTGCAGCCACTGCGAAAACTCAGTGCGCAACGGACTCGCCTCCCTTCCGAATACCGAGGTTCTCTCCGTCGACAAAGCAAACTCCTCCGCAGTCATCAAATCCGATTCCTTCGACGAAGAGCTCGTGCGAGAAAAGGTCGTATCTCTCGGCTTCGAATACCAAGGCACGCTTTAG
- a CDS encoding MFS transporter produces MSIREKAFGAEVPFKPASGRLHYGWIIAVAGTIGMVASVPGQTIGVNVFNEKLILALGLSRTGVSAAYFVGTAASGLLLPYAGRLFDRFGARLMIVGASVALALSLCYMSLVDFAARGVGDVLGGAIQASWASMLCLVFGFFLIRFFGQGLVMMTSRNMIGKWWVAHRGKIFSIGGIAVTVCFSLAPKLFNELIETFGWRESWRLMALAIAPGFCLLAWLLYRDNPAECGLTVDGGKEPNRKREGDPEFSIVQEFTRGEAVRSFPFWAFSLVFALQSCYFTGYAFHVIDVANDLGRTADSMLNLFVPIAALNAVISVFVGWMSDKWRLKYLLAFMAMGTVIAGLGLAALDGVALSVAIVLGFGISGGCFGALSGVFMPRFFGLKHLGAISGVFASIIVIGSSVGPLVFSLARSYLGGYSLPNWVAGLVALALMISAYWADNPQRKLALKLRS; encoded by the coding sequence GTGAGCATTAGGGAAAAGGCGTTTGGAGCGGAGGTCCCGTTCAAGCCAGCGAGTGGCCGTTTGCACTATGGCTGGATCATCGCGGTAGCCGGCACTATCGGAATGGTGGCCAGTGTGCCCGGGCAGACGATCGGGGTGAACGTCTTCAACGAAAAGTTGATCTTGGCTCTCGGTTTGAGTCGGACGGGAGTCAGCGCCGCCTATTTCGTAGGCACTGCGGCAAGCGGATTGCTGTTGCCCTATGCCGGTCGGCTGTTCGATCGATTTGGGGCGCGTCTGATGATCGTAGGCGCTAGCGTGGCGTTGGCCCTCTCGCTGTGCTACATGAGCTTAGTAGACTTCGCGGCCCGAGGGGTGGGAGACGTTTTGGGTGGTGCGATTCAAGCGTCCTGGGCGTCGATGCTGTGTTTGGTTTTCGGTTTCTTTCTGATCCGTTTCTTTGGGCAGGGATTGGTGATGATGACCTCCCGCAACATGATCGGAAAGTGGTGGGTGGCCCATCGGGGGAAGATTTTCTCGATCGGCGGGATCGCGGTAACGGTTTGCTTCTCTCTTGCTCCGAAGCTCTTCAACGAGTTGATCGAGACCTTTGGCTGGCGAGAGTCGTGGCGGCTAATGGCTTTGGCGATCGCCCCTGGATTTTGCCTTTTAGCTTGGTTGCTCTACCGGGACAATCCTGCCGAATGTGGTTTGACGGTCGATGGAGGGAAGGAGCCAAACCGGAAGCGGGAGGGGGATCCTGAATTCTCAATCGTGCAAGAGTTTACGAGAGGCGAGGCGGTTCGCAGCTTTCCATTCTGGGCCTTCAGTTTAGTTTTTGCCCTGCAATCCTGCTATTTCACCGGCTACGCCTTTCATGTGATCGACGTGGCGAACGATCTTGGGAGAACCGCGGATTCGATGCTGAACCTCTTCGTTCCCATCGCCGCGCTGAATGCTGTGATCAGCGTTTTTGTCGGCTGGATGAGCGATAAGTGGCGTTTGAAGTACCTGCTCGCTTTCATGGCCATGGGCACTGTCATCGCTGGCCTAGGTTTGGCGGCCCTCGATGGAGTGGCTCTCTCAGTGGCCATCGTTTTGGGGTTTGGAATTAGCGGGGGCTGTTTTGGCGCTCTTAGCGGCGTTTTTATGCCGCGCTTTTTTGGGCTCAAGCATCTGGGTGCCATAAGCGGCGTTTTCGCCTCCATCATAGTGATCGGAAGCTCGGTAGGACCCTTGGTCTTCAGTTTGGCGAGATCCTATCTTGGAGGATATTCATTACCCAATTGGGTGGCGGGCTTGGTTGCCCTTGCGCTTATGATCTCGGCTTACTGGGCTGATAATCCCCAGAGAAAACTAGCTCTTAAATTGCGATCCTAA